One Brassica napus cultivar Da-Ae chromosome C4, Da-Ae, whole genome shotgun sequence genomic region harbors:
- the LOC111205128 gene encoding lactosylceramide 4-alpha-galactosyltransferase-like yields the protein MEKDNSNKKSLSEQLKHTNSPVFSTAIFAFIMLLVVVGTILSNMSLESTFFWTSPTSEMITMERKPLAPPKNSTSRYRMAWLRSHLGEFEVFKSTNLSEKFHQRVLESLNDECEVRFFMTWFSPADYFGKRELLAVESVFKSHPQGCLMIVSGSMDSPQGDTIIKPLRDLGYKVSAATPDLSTLLENTPAKTWFQEMKSCKRDPGRIPLSQNLSNLARLAILYKYGGVYLDTDFIVTRSFKGVQNSIGAQTVVEGDSKNWTRLNNAVLVFEKEHPLVYSFMEEFATTFDGNRWGHNGPYLVSRVVKRAQETIGNSCTVLQPVAFYPFNWIDIQRLFQTPRSSNETTLLKADLIKLNRISYGLHLWNKITKKLKIEKGSAIDIIISDHCVVCRGIQR from the coding sequence ATGGAGAAGGATAACAGCAACAAGAAGAGTCTCTCTGAACAACTCAAGCACACGAATTCCCCGGTGTTCTCTACGGCCATTTTCGCCTTCATAATGCTGCTTGTTGTGGTGGGAACAATACTCTCAAACATGTCATTAGAGTCAACTTTCTTCTGGACTTCACCAACTTCTGAGATGATCACAATGGAGAGGAAGCCATTGGCTCCTCCTAAGAACAGTACAAGCAGATACAGGATGGCTTGGCTTCGTTCTCATCTCGGAGAATTTGAGGTTTTCAAGTCAACTAACCTTTCAGAGAAGTTTCACCAAAGGGTGCTTGAGTCTTTAAATGATGAATGTGAGGTTAGATTCTTCATGACATGGTTTTCACCAGCAGATTATTTCGGCAAGAGAGAGCTTCTAGCTGTAGAAAGCGTCTTTAAATCTCATCCTCAAGGCTGCTTGATGATTGTATCAGGATCCATGGACTCTCCACAAGGAGATACCATCATTAAACCGCTACGTGATCTTGGTTACAAGGTGTCTGCAGCCACGCCAGACCTTTCCACGCTGCTAGAGAACACACCGGCCAAAACTTGGTTTCAAGAAATGAAAAGCTGCAAAAGAGATCCAGGGAGGATACCGTTATCTCAGAATCTTTCAAACCTTGCAAGGCTAGCGATTCTATACAAGTACGGAGGTGTGTACCTGGACACAGACTTCATCGTCACTAGAAGCTTCAAAGGGGTGCAGAACTCAATAGGAGCGCAAACAGTGGTGGAAGGAGATTCAAAGAATTGGACAAGACTGAACAATGCGGTTCTTGTCTTCGAGAAAGAACACCCTCTTGTTTACAGCTTCATGGAAGAGTTTGCTACCACTTTTGATGGGAACAGATGGGGACACAATGGTCCTTACTTGGTAAGCAGGGTAGTGAAGAGAGCACAAGAGACGATAGGTAACAGTTGCACAGTATTGCAACCAGTAGCGTTCTATCCATTTAATTGGATAGACATTCAAAGACTGTTTCAGACGCCAAGGAGCAGCAATGAGACTACATTACTCAAAGCTGATCTGATCAAGCTGAACAGAATAAGCTATGGGCTGCATCTGTGGAACAAGATCACCAAAAAGCTTAAGATAGAAAAAGGCAGTGCCATAGACATCATTATTTCAGACCATTGTGTTGTTTGCAGAGGAATCCAAAGATGA
- the LOC106429352 gene encoding auxin transporter protein 1 — protein sequence MSAGVSHGEEAIVSSGNDNEGEQITGNHTGKTDEYDPSSGSALSNFLWHGGSVWDAWFSCASNQVAQVLLTLPYSFSQLGMLSGIVLQIFYGLLGSWTAYLISVLYVEYRARKEKEGKSFKNHVIQWFEVLDGLLGSYWKAIGLAFNCTFLLFGSVIQLIACASNIYYINDHLDKRTWTYIFGACCATTVFIPSFHNYRIWSFLGLGMTTYTAWYLAIASIIHGQTEGVKHTGPTKLVLYFTGATNILYTFGGHAVTVEIMHAMWKPQKFKYIYLMATLYVFTLTIPSASAVYWAFGDALLDHSNAFSLLPKNRWRDAAVILMLIHQFITFGFACTPLYFVWEKVIGMHDTKSICLRALARLPVVIPIWFLAIIFPFFGPINSAVGALLVSFTVYIIPSLAHMLTYRSASARQNAAEKPPFFLPSWTAMYVLNAFVVIWVLIVGFGFGGWASVTNFVRQVDTFGLFAKCYQCKSPVPAAAAAHAPVAALHHRL from the exons ATGTCGGCGGGAGTGAGTCATGGTGAAGAGGCGATAGTCTCAAGCGGAAATGACAACGAAGGAGAACAGATCACCGGCAACCACACCGGAAAAACCGACGAGTACGACCCCTCTAGCGGTTCTGCACTAAGCAACTTCCTCTGGCACGGTGGCTCGGTCTGGGACGCTTGGTTCAGCTGCGCATCTAACCAG gtggCCCAAGTGCTTCTGACGTTGCCTTACTCGTTCAGTCAGCTAGGGATGTTGTCAGGAATAGTGTTACAGATCTTCTATGGTTTACTCGGAAGCTGGACTGCTTATCTCATCAGTGTTCTCTACGTTGAGTACCGAGCTCGTAAAGAGAAAGAAGGCAAAAGCTTCAAAAACCACGTTATTCAG TGGTTCGAAGTACTTGATGGACTACTCGGTTCATACTGGAAAGCAATAGGACTCGCATTTAATTGCACTTTCCTCTTGTTTGGATCTGTAATCCAACTCATTGCTTGTGCCAG TAACATTTATTACATAAACGATCACTTGGACAAGAGAACATGGACTTATATATTCGGCGCGTGCTGTGCAACCACTGTGTTTATACCGTCGTTCCATAACTACCGTATCTGGTCATTCCTCGGCTTGGGTATGACCACTTACACCGCCTGGTACTTAGCCATCGCCTCCATTATCCACGGCCAg acGGAAGGTGTGAAGCACACAGGTCCAACGAAGCTAGTGCTTTATTTTACCGGAGCTACCAATATCTTGTATACCTTTGGTGGTCACGCGGTTACTGT TGAGATCATGCATGCAATGTGGAAACCACAAAAGTTTAAGTACATTTACTTGATGGCGACGTTATACGTTTTCACACTGACGATTCCGTCAGCTTCCGCCGTTTACTGGGCCTTCGGAGACGCACTTCTCGACCACTCCAACGCGTTCTCTCTTCTCCCCAAGAACCGATGGCGTGACGCTGCCGTTATCCTCATGCTCATTCACCAG TTTATAACGTTCGGATTTGCTTGTACCCCGCTCTACTTTGTGTGGGAGAAAGTGATAGGGATGCATGACACAAAGAGCATTTGCTTGAGGGCTTTAGCTAGATTGCCTGTGGTTATACCGATATGGTTCCTAGCTATTATCTTTCCGTTCTTCGGTCCAATCAATTCAGCTGTGGGTGCTCTTCTGGTTAGCTTCACCGTgtatatcatcccctccctcgcTCACATGCTCACTTACCGATCTGCCTCCGCTCGTCAG AATGCGGCGGAGAAGCCACCGTTCTTCTTACCTAGCTGGACGGCGATGTACGTGTTAAACGCTTTCGTGGTGATATGGGTTCTAATAGTTGGTTTCGGGTTCGGTGGATGGGCTAGTGTAACCAACTTTGTTCGTCAAGTCGACACTTTTGGTCTCTTTGCTAAGTGTTACCAATGTAAATCACCGGTTCCAGCTGCAGCAGCTGCGCATGCTCCGGTCGCCGCTTTACACCACCGCCTTTGA
- the BNAC04G07180D gene encoding uncharacterized protein At4g19900, with protein MGSKKLAMLVIFAVFALLNLLYMESPTCTLSDDKPPFKPNVPLPGTTVPMSTGSSSVSVVVSDQQEKEEIDPLLPPPKATKSERISWFRRNLPELEILKSTTKSKRFHGRVLELYNNNCSAQFFMVWLSPAKSFGPREMLAVDTLFTTNPNACLVILSNSLDSTRGYTILKPLLDQGFNLVAATLDIPFLVKNTPAEAWLKKLKSGKMDPGSIPLFMHLSDLTRLAVLYKYGGVYLDTDIIFLNSVTGLRNAIGAQSLDPETKRWTRLNNAVMVFDIYHPLMREFLQEYSTTFDGNRWGYNSPYLVSRVIQRLGHKPEYNLTIFPPDGFYPVNWLKIPRLFKKPTTTGEVKWVEKTVQDMTKGSYMIHLWNKVTRKMKIEEGSVMHKLISTHCTVCGNITDSHT; from the coding sequence ATGGGATCAAAGAAGTTAGCGATGTTGGTTATCTTTGCGGTTTTTGCTTTATTAAATCTCCTCTACATGGAATCTCCAACATGTACTCTCTCTGACGATAAACCACCGTTCAAACCAAACGTTCCTCTTCCCGGAACCACTGTCCCTATGAGTACTGGTAGTAGCAGTGTCTCTGTTGTGGTCTCAGATCAGCAAGAAAAAGAGGAGATAGATCCGTTGTTACCTCCTCCCAAAGCTACCAAGAGCGAGAGAATCAGCTGGTTCAGGAGAAACCTGCCTGAGCTGGAGATACTTAAGTCAACAACCAAGAGCAAGAGGTTCCACGGAAGAGTTTTAGAGCTGTACAACAACAACTGCTCAGCTCAGTTCTTTATGGTTTGGCTATCTCCTGCAAAGTCCTTTGGACCAAGAGAGATGTTAGCTGTTGACACCCTCTTCACCACAAACCCTAATGCTTGCTTGGTGATCTTATCCAACTCCTTAGACTCAACAAGAGGATACACCATCCTTAAGCCTTTACTTGACCAAGGCTTCAACCTCGTAGCTGCGACCTTAGACATCCCGTTCTTAGTCAAGAACACTCCAGCAGAAGCTTGGTTGAAAAAGCTAAAGAGTGGTAAGATGGATCCTGGCTCCATCCCTTTGTTCATGCACCTCTCTGACTTGACAAGACTCGCCGTGCTCTACAAGTACGGAGGAGTCTATCTAGACACAGACATCATCTTCCTCAACTCCGTGACTGGACTGAGAAACGCAATAGGTGCACAGAGTTTGGATCCGGAAACCAAGAGATGGACAAGACTAAACAATGCGGTGATGGTCTTTGACATCTACCATCCTCTTATGAGGGAGTTTTTGCAAGAATACTCCACAACTTTTGATGGGAACAGATGGGGATACAACAGTCCTTACCTAGTCTCTAGAGTTATCCAGAGGTTAGGACACAAACCTGAGTACAACCTAACAATCTTCCCACCGGATGGTTTCTATCCAGTGAACTGGCTTAAGATCCCAAGGCTGTTCAAGAAACCCACAACGACAGGAGAAGTAAAATGGGTAGAGAAGACGGTACAGGACATGACAAAAGGAAGTTACATGATACATCTGTGGAATAAGGTTACAAGGAAGATGAAGATTGAAGAAGGAAGCGTCATGCATAAACTCATCTCCACACACTGCACAGTCTGTGGAAACATTACAGACTCTCACACTTGA
- the LOC106429322 gene encoding N-alpha-acetyltransferase MAK3, producing the protein MGDKEEFDEGEIEYTSYAGEHHLPLIMSLVDQELSEPYSIFTYRYFVYLWPQLCFLAFHKGKCIGTVVCKMGEHRQSYRGYIAMLVVIKPYRGRGLATELVTRSIKVMMESGCEEVTLEAEVSNKGALALYGRLGFIKAKRLHHYYLNGMDAFRLKLLFPRPHVPQMVSEDQTEPEHEIFPRPRD; encoded by the exons ATGGGAGATAAAGAGGAGTTCGATGAGGGTGAGATTGAGTACACTAGCTACGCAGGCGAGCATCACTTGCCTTTGATTATGTCTCTCGTGGATCAAGAACTCAGCGAGCCTTACTCCATCTTCACTTACCGCTACTTCGTCTACCTCTGGCCTCAGCTCTGCTTCCTG GCCTTTCACAAAGGTAAATGCATAGGAACCGTAGTGTGTAAGATGGGGGAGCATAGGCAGAGTTACAGAGGGTACATCGCCATGTTGGTTGTCATCAAACCGTATCGTGGTCGAGGCTTAG CCACAGAGCTTGTAACAAGATCAATAAAAGTGATGATGGAATCTGGCTGTGAAGAG GTAACGTTGGAGGCAGAAGTGTCAAACAAAGGAGCGTTGGCTCTATATGGGAGACTCGGGTTCATAAAAGCCAAACGGCTACACCACTATTACTTGAATGGGATGGATGCTTTTCGGCTTAAGCTTTTGTTCCCAAGGCCTCATGTTCCTCAAATGGTTTCCGAGGATCAAACCGAGCCGGAGCATGAGATTTTCCCAAGGCCTCGTGACTGA
- the LOC106429318 gene encoding 30S ribosomal protein S31, chloroplastic produces MASLLIGAPPRVTVASSSRLSSSHSETVGVSLPCFTQQLSLSASSSSSSIPLVYCGRGDRKTARGKRFNHSFGNARPRNKDKGRGPQRVPVPPAPPRKDKFENDEKIKIDIDESLFSN; encoded by the exons ATGGCGTCGCTGCTAATCGGAGCTCCTCCGCGAGTCACCGTCGCATCATCTTCGAGGCTATCATCATCTCACTCGGAAACCGTCGGCGTCTCTCTCCCTTGCTTCACTCAGCAGCTGTCTCTCTCCGCTTCGTCATCATCCAGCTCAATTCCACTTG TGTACTGTGGCCGAGGCGACCGCAAAACAGCGAGAGGAAAGCGTTTCAATCACTCCTTCGGGAAT GCGAGGCCACGGAACAAGGATAAAGGAAGAGGGCCGCAGAGAGTACCAGTCCCTCCTGCACCACCGAGGAAGGATAAGTTTGAGAACGACGAGAAGATCAAGATTGACATCGACGAGTCCCTCTTCTCCAACTAG